The stretch of DNA GCACCTCCATGAAGGCGACGTCCGCGGGCTTCGTGATCCTCTCGTTCACGAACGGCACCTTGCGCTCGTCCAGCTCCGCGTGCCGGTCGAAACCGATGTACGCCATGATCTTGGCGTCCCCGTCGTCGATCATCGACATGCCGGTGGATTTCACCGAGTCCCAACTCCACCCCGTGAGCCCATCCACCTCCTTCTGCAACAGCGCGGCGCGAATGCGCGCCGTTCCCACGTAGCCGGAGACGATCTTGGAGGTGTCGCCGAAGATGTTGTTCATGGCCAGGGGGATGCTGCAGGTAAGGCTGTTGAGCGACGTGCAGCCGAAGATCAGCGGCTTCGTCTTGGGATCGAGCCACTGGTCCATGGTCTGTATCGGGGAGTCCTTCCGCACCACCGCGGTGACGGGGCCGCTGTTGGCCAGACCCAGCCAGATCATCTTGGTGACGTCATACTTGATGTCCGGGAAGCCCAGGAACTGCGCCTGCGCCACGCCCCAGCTCGGCTGGATCAGCGTAAGGCCGTCCTTCTTGCTCACGTTGTATACATAGTTGGTGCCGATGAGGCCGCTGGCTCCCGGTATGTTGACGACGATCACCTTGGGGTTGCCCGGAATGTGCTTCCCGAGGTGGCGTCCGAAGAGGCGGGAGTAGGTGTCGTAGCCGCCCCCCGGGGCGTGCACTGAAACGATCCTCACGGTCTTTTTCTCGTAGAAGGACGCCGCCGCGGCCGTGCTCGCGCACGCCAGCAGCACCGCCACGATGAGTCCGATCCATGCCACACGTCGATCCATGATGGTTCTCCTTGTGAGGTTGAAGAGTCCTATCCTGATCGCACCGGGCTACGATAAACCAGCGGGCGGGGCATTTCAACAACGACTCGTCATCGCCGGCTTGTCCAACGGCCGCGCCCGTGATTCTATCGGAGGCGAACCCTTCGGAGGCCCCATGTCCAAACCGATCCTCGACGGCGTCAAGGTCCTGGACCTGAGCCACATGTATCCGGGCACGCTGTGCACCTGGCTCCTGGCGGCCCTGGGCGCCGAGATTCTCAAGGTGGAAGGGCCTGACGCGGTGCGCTCGGGCGCGCCCTACCTCAACCAGGGCAAGAGGAGCATCACGCTCAACCTCAAGTCCGGCGCCGGACGCGAGATCGTTCACTCCCTGGCAAGGCAAGCGGACATCGTGGTGGAGGGGTTCAGGCCCGGGGTCGCGCGCCGGCTCCGGGTGGACTACGACACCTTCCGGGAACTGAACCCCAGGCTCGTCTATTGCTCCATTTCCAGTTTCGGCCAGAGCGGCCCGTCGGTGGCGTACTCCGCCCACGACATCAACTTCCTGGCCCTGAGCGGCATGCTCGCCATCGGCCGGGAGGCGGGCCGCCGGCCGCTGCCGCCCGCGGCCCAGGTGGCCGACGTGGCGGGCGGCGGCTACCCGGCCCTGACCGCCATCCTCGCCGCCTACATCGGTGTGTTGCGGGAAGGGGAGGGGCGCTACATCGACATCTCCATGTTCGACTGGACCCTGCTTCTGGTGGCGCGGTACCTGATGCTCGAGCCGCCGCCG from Deltaproteobacteria bacterium encodes:
- a CDS encoding tripartite tricarboxylate transporter substrate-binding protein; translation: MDRRVAWIGLIVAVLLACASTAAAASFYEKKTVRIVSVHAPGGGYDTYSRLFGRHLGKHIPGNPKVIVVNIPGASGLIGTNYVYNVSKKDGLTLIQPSWGVAQAQFLGFPDIKYDVTKMIWLGLANSGPVTAVVRKDSPIQTMDQWLDPKTKPLIFGCTSLNSLTCSIPLAMNNIFGDTSKIVSGYVGTARIRAALLQKEVDGLTGWSWDSVKSTGMSMIDDGDAKIMAYIGFDRHAELDERKVPFVNERITKPADVAFMEVLLLPAAMLRPWAVPPGTPADRVEILRKAFHATLKDPGFLVDAKRTRLDINPKSGKWLTDLINNMKTQMTPEVLSRARKIVGLEK
- a CDS encoding CaiB/BaiF CoA-transferase family protein, producing MSKPILDGVKVLDLSHMYPGTLCTWLLAALGAEILKVEGPDAVRSGAPYLNQGKRSITLNLKSGAGREIVHSLARQADIVVEGFRPGVARRLRVDYDTFRELNPRLVYCSISSFGQSGPSVAYSAHDINFLALSGMLAIGREAGRRPLPPAAQVADVAGGGYPALTAILAAYIGVLREGEGRYIDISMFDWTLLLVARYLMLEPPPRRSSPEVKREHATLAGTAACYDTYEAADGGFVSLAALGPEQWGVLCKALGLERYTGAAFDPEQTPRIKAAMRRTFKTRPRDDWVALLRDDHGLSVAPVYEPEEVLGDPHVRFRKTLARRKGTGAVEFTPPFWFAGARKPGGKICRVGQHTGAVLKELGYTPGEIRALRKAGAV